In Dendrosporobacter quercicolus, a single genomic region encodes these proteins:
- a CDS encoding energy-coupling factor ABC transporter ATP-binding protein, whose translation MFELHAVDFGYKAQTRAIRNVSLVIRPGEFLAVAGRNGSGKTTLTRLLMALKKPVSGEILFQGKNTQQCTPADMARHIGYVFQHPDRQIFRDTVRAEVGYGPEQLGYTPQQIEAYVGEALQVTGLTGLAATHPSTLSRGQKQRLAIASALSMQPGMVILDEPTSGQDARERRRLLELLSRLHSQGKTIVLITHDMDILAAYAQRVIVMAQGSKVFDGVTAELFADDRLQQWGLSQPAALTISQALSGFGIAPAFTVSQLIDQLGPRLGRN comes from the coding sequence ATGTTTGAATTACACGCCGTTGATTTTGGCTATAAAGCCCAGACCAGAGCGATCCGCAACGTATCTCTGGTCATCCGCCCCGGTGAGTTTCTGGCTGTAGCCGGACGCAACGGCAGCGGCAAAACTACGCTTACCCGGTTGCTGATGGCTTTAAAAAAACCGGTAAGCGGAGAAATTCTGTTTCAGGGAAAGAACACGCAACAATGTACTCCCGCCGACATGGCCCGCCATATCGGCTATGTGTTTCAACATCCGGACCGGCAGATATTCCGGGATACCGTCAGGGCTGAAGTGGGTTATGGCCCTGAACAGTTAGGCTATACGCCGCAGCAGATTGAGGCTTATGTCGGTGAAGCGCTGCAGGTTACCGGCCTGACCGGTTTGGCCGCGACTCATCCCTCCACACTTTCCCGAGGCCAGAAACAGCGTCTTGCCATTGCTTCCGCCTTGTCAATGCAGCCCGGGATGGTTATTCTTGATGAACCGACCAGCGGGCAGGATGCCCGGGAGCGCCGCCGGCTGCTGGAATTACTGAGCCGGCTGCATAGCCAGGGCAAAACCATTGTCCTGATCACCCATGATATGGATATCCTCGCCGCTTACGCCCAGAGAGTCATTGTCATGGCCCAGGGCAGCAAGGTTTTTGACGGCGTCACCGCCGAACTGTTTGCCGATGACCGGCTGCAGCAATGGGGGCTGTCTCAGCCGGCGGCGCTAACCATATCCCAGGCTTTGTCCGGTTTCGGCATCGCGCCGGCCTTTACCGTCAGTCAGCTTATTGATCAACTCGGCCCGCGCCTGGGGAGGAATTGA
- a CDS encoding energy-coupling factor ABC transporter ATP-binding protein, with protein MPAIKIENFSYAYHHPHKVLDNINITVDQGSFAVILGPSGAGKTTLCLALAGAVPHYFGGSLAGSVSVNAVSAADSTMPELAQTVGSVLQDYEVQLVTMTVEEEIAFSLENLGLEEEKVLACISQTLATVGLAGYEQAEVASLSGGQKQRLAIASVLAADPSILVLDEPASALDPEGTRALYKLLDELKRQKGLTIIVVEHDIAQVLPYADQFILLNDGRLIQAGSPDAVLTYMWTNELTPEALPPLWRLKLALEAQTGLQLSAWRTEQSAIAELSACLSKRGAANV; from the coding sequence ATGCCGGCGATCAAAATAGAAAACTTTAGTTATGCTTATCATCATCCTCATAAAGTACTTGACAACATAAACATCACAGTTGATCAAGGCTCCTTTGCCGTAATTCTCGGTCCCAGCGGGGCTGGTAAAACCACACTCTGCCTGGCGCTGGCCGGAGCCGTCCCTCATTATTTCGGCGGCAGTCTGGCCGGCTCGGTATCGGTCAATGCCGTTTCAGCGGCGGACAGTACAATGCCCGAACTGGCGCAAACTGTCGGCAGTGTTTTACAGGACTATGAAGTACAGCTTGTGACAATGACGGTAGAGGAAGAAATTGCTTTTAGTTTAGAAAATCTGGGCCTGGAAGAGGAAAAAGTCCTTGCTTGCATCAGTCAAACACTGGCTACCGTCGGTCTTGCCGGTTACGAACAGGCTGAAGTCGCCTCATTGTCGGGCGGGCAAAAACAACGCCTGGCGATTGCCAGTGTGCTGGCTGCTGATCCGTCTATTCTGGTGCTGGATGAACCCGCTTCGGCCCTTGATCCGGAAGGAACGCGGGCGCTGTATAAATTACTGGATGAACTTAAGCGTCAGAAGGGTCTGACCATCATCGTCGTCGAGCATGATATCGCCCAGGTACTGCCTTACGCTGATCAATTCATTCTGCTGAATGACGGCAGGCTGATACAAGCCGGCTCCCCGGACGCAGTTTTGACCTACATGTGGACCAATGAGCTCACCCCGGAAGCTTTGCCGCCGCTTTGGCGTTTAAAATTAGCCCTGGAAGCGCAGACAGGCCTTCAACTGTCAGCCTGGCGGACTGAACAGTCGGCCATTGCGGAACTGTCAGCCTGCCTGAGTAAGAGAGGGGCCGCCAATGTTTGA
- a CDS encoding tryptophan transporter, with protein sequence MNPEKPTSEMKIYEKTKGGSYRWVTITTLLLAIGAILHLVSPSIGGITPNWTIAMYCIAINLTRPSTGQAFGIGLVAAAINIPTSKSAFPYGNLLSEPVGAIVCSLLVVLLSDFSIGKLSLKPGVIGFITTIASGLTFITTLKIVLSLPLPVYLYAMLPVVLMTAAINGIITQLLYFPAKKLFDGKEINHAGDQNRKL encoded by the coding sequence ATGAATCCCGAAAAGCCAACTTCGGAAATGAAAATTTATGAAAAAACCAAAGGCGGTTCCTATCGCTGGGTTACCATTACCACGTTACTACTGGCGATTGGTGCAATTTTGCATTTGGTCAGCCCCAGCATTGGCGGCATAACCCCCAACTGGACGATTGCCATGTACTGTATCGCCATTAATCTGACCAGACCGTCCACCGGCCAGGCCTTCGGCATTGGCCTGGTAGCGGCCGCAATCAACATTCCCACTTCCAAATCAGCTTTTCCGTACGGAAACTTATTAAGCGAACCGGTCGGCGCCATTGTCTGCAGTCTGCTGGTTGTCTTATTATCTGACTTCTCCATCGGAAAACTTAGCCTGAAGCCGGGCGTAATCGGATTTATCACTACCATCGCCAGTGGCCTGACCTTTATCACTACCCTGAAAATAGTGTTGTCGCTGCCCCTGCCGGTGTACCTGTATGCCATGCTGCCGGTTGTCTTGATGACAGCCGCGATCAATGGGATCATTACACAGCTCTTATACTTCCCAGCAAAAAAGCTGTTTGACGGAAAGGAAATCAATCATGCCGGCGATCAAAATAGAAAACTTTAG
- a CDS encoding LrgB family protein: MHQLTTAFTIMITIAAYFIGRQVFVRFHHPLANVVLVSTALVISVLLAAGIPHADYVPGMEIMTYLLGPATVALAVPVYKNRLLLKKYAGPIVAGVVSGSLLSITTAMLIVKLGGLNATVIASIAPKSATIPFAVEVAGMTGGDPSLAAAFVVATGTFGSIFGLTLLTGLKISNPAIRGLAMGTVSHGQGVAMALTEGEQQGSMAGVAMALTGIFTAIAAPFLIPFFL, from the coding sequence ATGCACCAGTTAACGACCGCTTTCACGATCATGATCACTATAGCCGCCTATTTCATTGGCCGCCAGGTCTTTGTCCGCTTTCACCATCCGCTGGCCAATGTGGTGCTTGTCAGCACGGCGCTGGTCATTAGCGTTTTGCTGGCCGCGGGCATACCTCATGCCGATTATGTACCGGGAATGGAAATCATGACCTATCTGCTGGGACCGGCTACCGTAGCGCTGGCCGTGCCGGTATATAAAAACCGGTTATTGCTGAAGAAATATGCCGGGCCAATCGTCGCCGGAGTAGTTTCCGGTTCACTGCTGTCGATTACCACTGCCATGCTGATTGTTAAACTGGGCGGCTTAAACGCAACGGTGATTGCCTCAATTGCGCCTAAATCAGCCACAATACCCTTTGCGGTTGAAGTGGCGGGAATGACTGGCGGCGATCCCTCCTTAGCGGCCGCTTTCGTGGTAGCTACCGGAACCTTCGGCTCCATCTTCGGCTTGACCCTGCTTACCGGTCTTAAGATCAGCAATCCCGCAATTCGCGGACTGGCGATGGGTACGGTATCCCACGGCCAGGGTGTGGCGATGGCGCTCACCGAAGGAGAACAACAAGGCTCGATGGCTGGCGTGGCAATGGCGCTGACCGGTATTTTCACCGCAATTGCCGCTCCTTTTCTCATTCCTTTTTTCTTGTAG
- a CDS encoding CidA/LrgA family protein, producing the protein MQFFGQLLLLCLVYWTGSQIVLWLRLPVPGTVAGMLLLFVLLSAGIIKLQHIQLATDFLLKHMLFFFIPIAVGLMNWGGLFRSNGFILAAAIIAGAAVPFFVIGRLGQKMAGRKSRCTS; encoded by the coding sequence ATGCAATTTTTCGGACAGCTCTTATTACTATGCCTGGTTTACTGGACTGGCAGCCAAATTGTCCTTTGGCTGCGCCTGCCGGTACCAGGCACCGTCGCCGGCATGCTGCTGCTCTTTGTTCTATTATCCGCCGGCATCATTAAACTACAGCACATTCAGCTGGCCACCGACTTTTTGTTAAAACATATGCTCTTTTTCTTTATTCCGATTGCTGTCGGGCTAATGAACTGGGGCGGCTTATTCCGGAGCAACGGCTTTATTCTGGCGGCAGCCATTATTGCCGGAGCGGCAGTGCCGTTTTTTGTCATTGGCCGCCTCGGCCAAAAAATGGCAGGGAGGAAAAGCCGATGCACCAGTTAA
- a CDS encoding energy-coupling factor ABC transporter ATP-binding protein translates to MSHGAIDLSAVHYTYPDGTTALNQLSLHIEQGESVAIVGANGSGKTTLLSHLNGLLSPQSGAVAIGEYTVTPENLPHIRRLVGMVFQNPDDQLFMPTVYEDVAFGPLNLGLSPAETAARVTAALSAVGALSLKDRPAYRLSGGQKRAVAVAAVLSMEPAILVLDEPTAALDPLARRQLINLLKTFRHTKIIATHDLELALEVCERTVVIGKGTVLAAGPTGAVFSDNALLQQAGLEQPLALRLCPVCKTRFFSDRRRAALPDDAPRL, encoded by the coding sequence ATGAGCCATGGTGCAATTGACTTATCCGCCGTACATTATACTTATCCGGACGGCACAACGGCCTTAAATCAGCTCTCTTTGCATATTGAGCAGGGCGAATCGGTTGCCATTGTCGGCGCCAATGGCTCCGGGAAAACCACCCTGTTATCCCACCTGAACGGACTGCTGTCGCCGCAAAGCGGCGCGGTTGCGATCGGCGAATACACAGTAACCCCGGAAAACTTACCGCACATTCGCCGGCTGGTCGGCATGGTGTTTCAAAATCCTGATGACCAGCTCTTTATGCCAACCGTCTATGAGGATGTTGCTTTTGGGCCGCTTAACCTGGGACTATCTCCGGCCGAAACTGCGGCGCGGGTTACGGCGGCGCTTTCAGCCGTAGGCGCGCTAAGCTTAAAAGACCGGCCGGCCTACCGCCTGTCCGGCGGGCAGAAGCGGGCAGTAGCCGTTGCCGCAGTTCTCTCCATGGAGCCAGCCATTTTAGTGCTGGACGAACCGACGGCAGCGCTGGACCCGCTGGCCCGCCGTCAGTTGATCAACCTGCTGAAAACCTTTCGTCATACGAAAATAATTGCCACCCATGACCTTGAGCTGGCACTGGAGGTGTGTGAACGGACTGTTGTCATCGGCAAAGGAACGGTTCTTGCCGCCGGGCCAACCGGCGCGGTGTTCTCCGATAATGCCCTGCTACAGCAAGCCGGTCTGGAACAACCGCTGGCCCTGCGCCTCTGTCCGGTGTGCAAAACCCGATTTTTCTCTGACCGGCGCCGCGCTGCTTTACCGGACGATGCGCCCAGGCTCTAA
- the cbiQ gene encoding cobalt ECF transporter T component CbiQ: MLKLAAHLLDLRQLDELAAQQTFIHRLTGSAKVLTTIVFVLAVTSFSKYELSGLTPFFFYPIILISLGNLPYSSILKRLLAAAPFIVGIGLFNPLLDQTALAALGPVIISGGWISFLSIVLKLALTVSAALILVATTGLNSIGLALLRLGAPKPLVVQLLFMYRYLQVLIEEVYRLTLAYQLRAPARKGIHYQAWGSLPGQLLLRTLERAKRIYQAMLCRGFDGEIRLLHTGVWQRRDTLYLAGWSSFFILCRFANIPQALGRLLLEVFK; this comes from the coding sequence ATGCTAAAGCTAGCAGCCCATTTGCTGGACTTACGCCAGCTTGATGAACTGGCCGCCCAGCAGACCTTTATTCACCGCCTGACCGGAAGCGCCAAAGTATTGACGACAATTGTTTTTGTCCTGGCGGTAACCTCTTTTTCCAAATATGAACTAAGCGGTCTGACGCCCTTCTTTTTTTATCCGATCATATTAATAAGCTTAGGAAATTTACCTTACAGCAGCATCCTGAAGCGACTGCTGGCCGCTGCCCCCTTCATCGTCGGTATCGGTTTATTTAACCCGCTGTTAGACCAGACTGCGCTCGCCGCCCTGGGCCCGGTTATCATCTCCGGCGGCTGGATTTCGTTTTTGTCCATTGTGCTAAAGCTGGCTCTGACTGTATCTGCAGCTTTGATCCTGGTGGCGACAACAGGCCTCAATTCCATTGGACTGGCTTTGCTGCGGCTGGGTGCGCCCAAGCCGCTCGTTGTCCAGCTGCTTTTTATGTACCGCTACCTGCAGGTGCTGATTGAAGAAGTCTATCGGCTTACCCTGGCCTATCAGCTGCGCGCGCCCGCTCGTAAAGGCATTCACTATCAGGCCTGGGGGTCACTGCCGGGGCAACTGCTGCTTAGGACGCTGGAACGGGCCAAGCGAATTTATCAGGCCATGCTGTGCCGGGGCTTTGATGGCGAAATCCGCCTGCTGCACACCGGAGTCTGGCAGCGCCGGGATACCCTGTATCTGGCGGGCTGGAGCTCCTTTTTCATCCTCTGCCGGTTTGCCAATATTCCGCAGGCTTTAGGCCGCTTACTGCTGGAGGTATTCAAATGA
- a CDS encoding energy-coupling factor ABC transporter permease, whose amino-acid sequence MHMADALISPVAGGAMWAVTAGLTVYAANRVKQEPDEQKIPLMGVLGAFVFAAQMINFTIPGTGSSGHIGGGLLLAILLGPHAAFLTIASILAVQALLFADGGLLALGCNIFNMGFIPCYIAYPFIYQPLAGSSPSPGRLTRGSVAAAVISLQLGAFSVVLQTLVSGITELPFSAFALLMQPIHLAIGLIEGLVIAAVVGFVYRQSPDILAGNDRPLATAPARKVLLVLLILTVVAAGALSWFASVNPDGLEWSITATSGLEELTATNAVHGYLAEVQQTIAFLPDYNFKPGDVVAEPAAVQPEQTAWPSVDAGKSVAGITGSLITLILALTIGKVLRLAAKH is encoded by the coding sequence ATGCATATGGCGGATGCTCTCATTTCACCGGTTGCCGGAGGAGCCATGTGGGCGGTAACAGCAGGCTTGACCGTTTATGCGGCCAACAGGGTAAAACAGGAACCTGACGAACAAAAGATTCCCCTGATGGGTGTTTTGGGCGCATTTGTATTCGCGGCCCAGATGATTAATTTTACCATACCTGGAACAGGCTCCAGCGGTCACATCGGGGGTGGGCTGTTGCTGGCGATCTTACTTGGCCCCCATGCCGCCTTTCTGACCATAGCCTCCATCCTGGCTGTGCAGGCGCTGCTTTTTGCCGATGGAGGTTTACTGGCGCTGGGGTGCAACATTTTCAACATGGGCTTTATCCCCTGTTATATTGCTTACCCCTTCATTTACCAGCCGCTGGCCGGCTCCAGCCCCTCGCCGGGCCGCCTGACCCGGGGCTCAGTTGCGGCAGCGGTAATCAGCCTGCAGCTGGGTGCATTCAGCGTAGTGCTGCAGACGCTCGTTTCAGGCATAACTGAATTGCCCTTTTCGGCCTTCGCTTTACTTATGCAGCCCATTCATCTGGCGATTGGGTTAATTGAGGGACTAGTAATCGCAGCGGTAGTGGGCTTTGTCTACCGGCAGTCTCCGGATATTCTTGCGGGAAATGACCGCCCCCTTGCGACCGCTCCCGCCCGAAAAGTTTTGCTGGTGTTACTGATCTTAACGGTAGTTGCCGCCGGCGCGCTATCCTGGTTTGCTTCCGTCAACCCCGACGGTTTGGAATGGTCAATTACCGCAACCAGCGGCCTGGAAGAATTAACGGCAACGAATGCTGTACATGGCTATCTGGCTGAAGTACAGCAAACCATCGCCTTTCTGCCAGACTATAATTTCAAGCCTGGGGACGTCGTGGCCGAGCCGGCCGCAGTTCAACCCGAGCAGACAGCCTGGCCGTCCGTCGATGCCGGAAAATCAGTTGCAGGCATTACCGGTTCGCTGATCACCCTTATTTTGGCCCTGACGATAGGCAAAGTCCTCCGTCTTGCGGCAAAACACTGA
- a CDS encoding CarD family transcriptional regulator, whose protein sequence is MFQIGDKIFYPMQGGCVITAIEERDILGETNLYYIMNILHRNMQVSIPVDKIETLGIRPIVEPDLLDNVLTTFHNGETDTSCRDNQRYRRDIVKLKSGDIYEGAEVIRDLVRIANRKKLGITDKNMLDNARQILLSEVVLVKDIPLEQASDLLDQVINMH, encoded by the coding sequence ATGTTTCAAATAGGCGATAAAATTTTTTATCCGATGCAGGGCGGCTGTGTAATTACAGCAATTGAAGAGCGGGATATCCTGGGTGAAACCAACCTATATTACATCATGAACATCCTTCATCGAAACATGCAAGTATCGATCCCTGTCGATAAAATTGAAACACTGGGAATACGTCCGATTGTCGAGCCCGATCTGCTGGACAACGTGCTAACAACGTTCCATAATGGCGAGACGGATACATCCTGCCGCGATAATCAACGTTACCGCCGGGATATAGTCAAACTAAAAAGTGGCGACATTTACGAAGGAGCCGAGGTTATCCGGGATTTAGTCAGAATTGCCAACCGCAAAAAGCTTGGGATAACCGATAAAAATATGCTGGATAACGCCCGGCAGATTCTGCTCAGCGAGGTTGTCCTTGTCAAGGATATTCCGTTAGAACAGGCATCTGACCTCCTGGATCAGGTAATCAACATGCACTAG